A window of the Lagenorhynchus albirostris chromosome 1, mLagAlb1.1, whole genome shotgun sequence genome harbors these coding sequences:
- the LPCAT4 gene encoding lysophospholipid acyltransferase LPCAT4 isoform X1: protein MSQGSPGDWAPLYPTPGPPAPPNPFVHELHLSRLQRVKFCLLGALLAPIRVLLAFIVLFLLWPFAWLQVAGLTEEQLQEPITGWRKTVCHNGVLGLSRLLFFLLGFLRIRVRGQRASRLQAPVLVAAPHSTFFDPIVLLPCDLPKVVSRAENLSVPVIGALLRFNQAILVSRHDPASRRRVVEEVRRRATSGGKWPQVLFFPEGTCSNKKALLKFKPGAFIAGVPVQPVLIRYPNSLDTTSWAWRGPGVLKVLWLTASQPCSIVDVEFLPVYRPSPEESRDPTLYANNVQRVMAQALGIPATECEFVGSLPVIVVGRLKVALEPQLWELGRVLRKAGLSPGCVDTEAEPGRSRMISQEEFARQLQLSDPQMVAGAFSYFQQDARGLVDFRDVALALAALDGGRSLEELTRLAFELFAEEKEKQAEEKEKQAEGPGRLLYKDGFSTILHLLLGSPHPAARTLHAELCQAGARQGLSLCEFQDFSVHHPLHGKLFGTYLRPSQTPNASSPDSVPALANGAVQAPKQKGD, encoded by the exons ATGAGCCAGGGAAGTCCGGGGGACTGGGCCCCCCTCTATCCCACCCCCGGACCCCCGGCGCCCCCCAACCCCTTCGTGCATGAGTTACACCTCTCCCGCCTCCAGAGGGTTAAG TTCTGCCTCCTGGGGGCACTGCTGGCCCCCATCCGAGTGCTTCTGGCCTTTATCGTCCTCTTTCTCCTCTGGCCCTTTGCCTGGCTGCAAGTAGCTGGTCTTACTGAGGAGCAGCTTCAGGAGCCGATTACAGGATGGAGAAA gaccgtgtgccacaacgggGTGCTGGGCCTCAGCCGCCTGCTCTTTTTCCTGCTCGGTTTCCTCCGGATTCGAGTTCGGGGCCAGCGGGCCTCCCGCCTTCAAGCTCCCGTCCTGGTTGCTGCCCCTCACTCTACGTTCTTTGACCCCATTGTTCTGTTGCCCTGTGACCTGCCCAAGGTGGTGTCTCGAGCTGAGAACCTTTCTGTTCCTGTCATTGGAG CCCTTCTTCGCTTCAACCAAGCCATCCTAGTGTCCAGGCATGACCCGGCTTCTCGGCGCAGGGTGGTGGAGGAGGTCCGAAGGCGGGCTACCTCAGGAGGCAAGTGGCCCCAG gtACTATTCTTTCCTGAGGGCACCTGTTCCAACAAGAAGGCTTTGCTTAAATTCAAACCAG GAGCCTTCATCGCGGGGGTGCCTGTGCAGCCTGTCCTCATCCGCTACCCCAACAGTCTG GATACCACCAGCTGGGCATGGAGGGGCCCTGGAGT ACTCAAAGTCCTCTGGCTCACAGCCTCTCAGCCCTGCAGCATCGTGGATGTGGAG ttcCTCCCTGTGTACCGCCCCAGCCCGGAGGAAAGCAGGGACCCCACCCTCTATGCCAACAACGTCCAGAGGGTTATGGCACA GGCCCTGGGCATTCCAGCCACCGAGTGTGAGTTTGTAGGGAGCTTGCCGGTGATTGTGGTGGGCCGGCTGAAGGTGGCCTTGGAGCCGCAGCTCTGGGAACTGGGAAGGGTGCTTCGGAAGGCTGG GCTGTCCCCTGGCTGTGTGGACACTGAGGCAGAGCCAGGCCGGAGTCGAATGATCAGCCAGGAAGAGTTTGCCAGGCAGCTACAGCTCTCTGACCCCCAGATGGTGGCTGGTGCCTTTAGCTACTTCCAGCAG GATGCCAGGGGTTTGGTGGACTTCCGAGACGTGGCCCTTGCGTTGGCGGCTCTGGATGGGGGCAGGAGCCTGGAGGAGCTGACTCGCCTGGCCTTTGAG CTCTTTGCCgaggagaaagagaagcaagccgaggagaaagagaagcaagCCGAGGGGCCCGGCCGCCTGCTGTACAAAGACGGCTTCAGCACCATCCTGCACCTGCTGCTGGGCTCGCCCCACCCTGCTGCCAGGACCTTGCACGCCGAGCTGTGCCAGGCAGGAGCCCGCCAGGGCCTCTCCCTCT GTGAGTTCCAGGACTTCTCCGTTCACCACCCGCTCCACGGGAAGCTCTTCGGCACCTACCTGCGCCCCTCGCAGACACCAAACGCCTCCTCCCCAGACAGCGTCCCTGCTTTGGCCAACGGGGCCGTGCAGGCCCCCAAGCAGAAGGGCGACTGA
- the LPCAT4 gene encoding lysophospholipid acyltransferase LPCAT4 isoform X2: MSQGSPGDWAPLYPTPGPPAPPNPFVHELHLSRLQRVKFCLLGALLAPIRVLLAFIVLFLLWPFAWLQVAGLTEEQLQEPITGWRKTVCHNGVLGLSRLLFFLLGFLRIRVRGQRASRLQAPVLVAAPHSTFFDPIVLLPCDLPKVVSRAENLSVPVIGALLRFNQAILVSRHDPASRRRVVEEVRRRATSGGKWPQVLFFPEGTCSNKKALLKFKPGAFIAGVPVQPVLIRYPNSLDTTSWAWRGPGVLKVLWLTASQPCSIVDVEFLPVYRPSPEESRDPTLYANNVQRVMAQLSPGCVDTEAEPGRSRMISQEEFARQLQLSDPQMVAGAFSYFQQDARGLVDFRDVALALAALDGGRSLEELTRLAFELFAEEKEKQAEEKEKQAEGPGRLLYKDGFSTILHLLLGSPHPAARTLHAELCQAGARQGLSLCEFQDFSVHHPLHGKLFGTYLRPSQTPNASSPDSVPALANGAVQAPKQKGD; the protein is encoded by the exons ATGAGCCAGGGAAGTCCGGGGGACTGGGCCCCCCTCTATCCCACCCCCGGACCCCCGGCGCCCCCCAACCCCTTCGTGCATGAGTTACACCTCTCCCGCCTCCAGAGGGTTAAG TTCTGCCTCCTGGGGGCACTGCTGGCCCCCATCCGAGTGCTTCTGGCCTTTATCGTCCTCTTTCTCCTCTGGCCCTTTGCCTGGCTGCAAGTAGCTGGTCTTACTGAGGAGCAGCTTCAGGAGCCGATTACAGGATGGAGAAA gaccgtgtgccacaacgggGTGCTGGGCCTCAGCCGCCTGCTCTTTTTCCTGCTCGGTTTCCTCCGGATTCGAGTTCGGGGCCAGCGGGCCTCCCGCCTTCAAGCTCCCGTCCTGGTTGCTGCCCCTCACTCTACGTTCTTTGACCCCATTGTTCTGTTGCCCTGTGACCTGCCCAAGGTGGTGTCTCGAGCTGAGAACCTTTCTGTTCCTGTCATTGGAG CCCTTCTTCGCTTCAACCAAGCCATCCTAGTGTCCAGGCATGACCCGGCTTCTCGGCGCAGGGTGGTGGAGGAGGTCCGAAGGCGGGCTACCTCAGGAGGCAAGTGGCCCCAG gtACTATTCTTTCCTGAGGGCACCTGTTCCAACAAGAAGGCTTTGCTTAAATTCAAACCAG GAGCCTTCATCGCGGGGGTGCCTGTGCAGCCTGTCCTCATCCGCTACCCCAACAGTCTG GATACCACCAGCTGGGCATGGAGGGGCCCTGGAGT ACTCAAAGTCCTCTGGCTCACAGCCTCTCAGCCCTGCAGCATCGTGGATGTGGAG ttcCTCCCTGTGTACCGCCCCAGCCCGGAGGAAAGCAGGGACCCCACCCTCTATGCCAACAACGTCCAGAGGGTTATGGCACA GCTGTCCCCTGGCTGTGTGGACACTGAGGCAGAGCCAGGCCGGAGTCGAATGATCAGCCAGGAAGAGTTTGCCAGGCAGCTACAGCTCTCTGACCCCCAGATGGTGGCTGGTGCCTTTAGCTACTTCCAGCAG GATGCCAGGGGTTTGGTGGACTTCCGAGACGTGGCCCTTGCGTTGGCGGCTCTGGATGGGGGCAGGAGCCTGGAGGAGCTGACTCGCCTGGCCTTTGAG CTCTTTGCCgaggagaaagagaagcaagccgaggagaaagagaagcaagCCGAGGGGCCCGGCCGCCTGCTGTACAAAGACGGCTTCAGCACCATCCTGCACCTGCTGCTGGGCTCGCCCCACCCTGCTGCCAGGACCTTGCACGCCGAGCTGTGCCAGGCAGGAGCCCGCCAGGGCCTCTCCCTCT GTGAGTTCCAGGACTTCTCCGTTCACCACCCGCTCCACGGGAAGCTCTTCGGCACCTACCTGCGCCCCTCGCAGACACCAAACGCCTCCTCCCCAGACAGCGTCCCTGCTTTGGCCAACGGGGCCGTGCAGGCCCCCAAGCAGAAGGGCGACTGA
- the NUTM1 gene encoding NUT family member 1 produces the protein MSSDGASPLPGHDMTMKPGAALSPFTALPFPQPGPGPSDQPPWGPPSQHPMPSALSPGNPLVLSAFPSPLLVTGDGGPGPSGAGAGKVTVKVKTEGGPAEPSQTQNFFLTQAALNWTASGAPFGGPESPAPGFLTASNVKTLLPPKAVGVSQEGLPGLPTQAPLPAAQLAPIVPPEKASPGPHGATGEGGPAATRSKPSLDDLSYTSKGVYENFQCWQRYRALARRHSSQSPDAEALSCFLIPVLRSPARRKPTMTMEEGLPRAVQEWERTSNFNRMIFYEMAEKFMEFEAAEEVQVQNTRLMNGSQGVPPEAPLKLDPPGTPAPDVCQQAVYIPKKAASKVRGPRRRQRKTQRPPAPEAPKEIPPEAAKEYTDIMEGLLASHLATEESDGKQEEEEQQRQEEGMYPDADLLSYINELCSQEAFVSKVEAVIHPQFLADLLSPEKQRDPLALTEELEQEEGLGLVQLVQERLLPLEEEVDAEAPPSCSGALLDSRPSVSDEDEDGAGRPRPSPGLWVAGKSASLGKRAREVPAGQEQDLDGLRGMCRDGNTLPSPSGWDLQLELAAPQGMQGPLRIERRGSGKVTNQIAPLQDGHLGGAESPGCSLVGDRTSEALPLCWQEGPQFEIVLSLDAGLAELAPLQGQGSEKQALGLQTERQIGGLGVAPQETEPLALPQEGSSGAMWGDDRGPPTVQSYDQNPSPRAGGDRGGDGASLSPGVWLSSEMDAVGLEMPLQIEEVIENFHDWECVTEHQQGGQALGSRSNISLGPGENTAPGDVGSSIVSCTGTDATAALEKRNYCSSSGPLRANSPASSLKENREQSPETLWDPKHLWVEGCPLLLESRIGASTLGASEETLLPANQGNILILGTQDTSSFPEASPEAGSGGNSTSPLVEATDQVNMLDVRDAGGLQLGVSKDTCPLSFNSYDPQGEGREDTDLSEPKDLAPLPGDPESYAHGTPKSTAPHQGLRSTSPRLVLREASPVKETCSSADGAKGEEWGDEEDEEFSNFAHLLASKLSLSSRGPPLSFRPASGLFSSGGRGAQRASHSLVAEARGLSQPPYPVAKSGKQALVGGPAPAEKRPFQGAELGAPGKKPLPLGVVRAAQPRKRRRDGFLTGRRKKRCRTQ, from the exons ATGTCTTCAGATGGAG CGTCTCCATTGCCAGGACACGACATGACCATGAAACCTGGCGCTGCCCTGTCTCCTTTCACTgcacttcccttcccccagcctggtCCTGGCCCATCAGACCAACCACCCTGGGGGCCGCCCTCGCAGCACCCCATGCCTTCAGCACTCTCTCCAGGCAACCCTCTGGTGCTCTCAGCTTTCCCCAGCCCGTTGTTGGTGACAGGGGATGGGGGCCCTGGCCCCAGTGGAGCTGGAGCTGGCAAGGTCACTGTCAAAGTCAAGACAGAAGGAGGGCCAGCTGAGCCCTCCCAAACTCAGAACTTTTTCCTTACTCAGGCCGCCCTCAACTGGACTGCCTCAGGCGCTCCCTTTGGGGGCCCTGAGAGTCCTGCCCCCGGATTCCTGACAGCCTCTAATGTGAAGACCCTTCTGCCCCCGAAGGCAGTGGGGGTGAGCCAGGAGGGCCTCCCAGGCCTTCCTACTCAGGCTCCATTACCAGCTGCCCAACTGGCCCCCATCGTGCCCCCGGAAAAGGCTTCGCCAGGGCCGCATGGGGCAACTGGGGAAGGAGGTCCTGCGGCTACCCGATCCAAGCCCTCACTGGATGACCTCTCTTATACCTCCAAGGGTGTTTATGAGAATTTCCAATGCTGGCAGCGCTACAGAGCGTTGGCAAGGAGGCACTCATCCCAAAGTCCTGATGCAGAGGCCCTTTCCTGCTTTCTTAT CCCAGTGCTTCGTTCCCCGGCCCGGCGGAAGCCCACTATGACCATGGAGGAGGGACTGCCAAGGGCTGTGCAGGAGTGGGAACGTACCAGCAACTTTAACCGGATGATCTTTTATGAGATGGCAGAAAA GTTCATGGAGTTTGAGGCCGCGGAGGAGGTGCAGGTTCAGAACACACGGCTAATGAATGGGTCCCAGGGCGTGCCTCCTGAAGCCCCTCTGAAGCTTGATCCTCCAGGGACCCCGGCCCCCGACGTTTGCCAGCAGGCAG TGTACATTCCCAAGAAGGCGGCCTCCAAGGTGCGGGGGCCCCGCCGGCGGCAGCGCAAGACCCAGAGGCCTCCGGCTCCTGAGGCACCCAAGGAGATCCCACCAGAGGCGGCGAAGGAGTACACCGACATCATGGAAGGGCTGCTGGCGAGCCACCTGGCCACCGAGGAGTCGGATGGaaaacaggaagaggaggagcAGCAGCGGCAGGAGGAAGGGATGTATCCAGATGCGGATCTCCTGAGTTACATCAACGAGCTGTGTTCTCAGGAGGCCTTTGTCTCCAAG GTGGAGGCCGTCATTCACCCTCAATTTTTGGCAGATCTGCTGTCCCCAGAAAAACAGAGGGATCCCTTGGCCTTAACTGAGGAGCTGGAACAAGAAGAAGGACTCGGTCTTGTCCAG CTGGTCCAGGAGCGACTCCTGCCCTTGGAAGAGGAGGTGGACGCAGAGGCACCTCCAAGCTGCAGTGGAGCTCTATTGGACTCGCGTCCTTCTGTTTCTGATGAGGATGAAGATGGGGCTGGGCGGCCTCGGCCCTCACCTGGGCTTTGGGTGGCTGGAAAGTCTGCTTCTCTGGGAAAGCGGGCAAGAGAAGTGCCTGCTGGGCAGGAGCAGGACTTAGATGGCCTGAGGGGGATGTGCAGGGATGGGAACACTCTGCCATCCCCCAGTGGCTGGGACCTGCAGCTAGAACTTGCAGCTCCACAGGGAATGCAAGGGCCCTTGCGTATAGAGAGAAGAGGGTCTGGGAAGGTTACAAACCAGATAGCCCCACTTCAGGATGGCCACCTGGGAGGCGCTGAGTCCCCCGGGTGCTCCCTGGTGGGTGATAGGACTTCCGAGGCTCTGCCCCTTTGCTGGCAGGAAGGCCCCCAGTTCGAGATAGTTCTCAGTTTGGATGCTGGACTCGCAGAGCTGGCTCCTCTGCAAGGACAGGGGTCAGAAAAGCAGGCCCTGGGGCTGCAGACTGAACGACAGATAGGGGGTCTTGGAGTGGCTCCCCAGGAGACGGAGCCATTAGCACTGCCCCAGGAAGGCTCTTCAGGGGCCATGTGGGGAGATGACAGAGGTCCTCCCACGGTTCAGAGTTACGACCAGAACCCTTCCCCTAGAGCAGGTGGGGATAGGGGTGGGGACGGGGCCTCCCTCAGTCCGGGAGTTTGGCTCAGCAGTGAGATGGATGCCGTAGGCTTGGAGATGCCCTTACAGATCGAGGAGGTCATAGAGAACTTCCATGATTGGGAATGTGTCACTGAGCACCAGCAGGGCGGCCAGGCATTGGGCTCCAGAAGCAACATTTCTCTGGGTCCCGGAGAAAACACAGCACCTGGGGATGTGGGAAGCAGCATAGTTAGCTGTACAGGCACAGATGCCACAGCTGCCCTGGAAAAGAGAAACTACTGCAGCTCGTCAGGACCTCTGAGGGCCAACAGCCCGGCCTCAAGCCTTAAAGAAAATAGAGAGCAGAGCCCTGAGACTCTATGGGATCCCAAGCATCTGTGGGTTGAAGGTTGCCCCCTGTTGCTAGAAAGCAGAATTGGTGCCTCTACACTGGGGGCTTCTGAAGAAACCCTCCTGCCTGCAAATCAAGGCAACATCCTTATCCTGGGGACCCAGGATACCTCCTCCTTCCCTGAGGCCAGCCCAGAGGCAGGGAGCGGAGGCAATTCCACTTCTCCCCTGGTGGAAGCCACAGATCAGGTCAACATGCTAGATGTTAGGGATGCCGGTGGCCTCCAGCTAGGGGTCAGTAAGGATACCTGCCCACTAAGTTTTAATTCTTATGACCCCCaaggagaaggcagggaggaTACTGATTTATCTGAGCCTAAAGACCTTGCTCCCTTACCAGGGGATCCAGAGTCTTACGCACATGGGACGCCCAAATCAACGGCTCCCCACCAGGGCCTTAGAAGCACTTCCCCTAGATTAGTTCTGAGAGAAGCCTCTCCTGTCAAAGAAACATGCAGCTCAGCAGATGGGGCCAAAGGCGAGGAGTGGGGGGACGAGGAGGACGAGGAATTCTCCAACTTTGCCCACCTCTTGGCCTCTAAACTTAGCCTCTCATCAAGGGGGCCTCCCCTCAGTTTTCGCCCTGCCTCAGGCCTGTTCTCCTCAGGGGGTCGGGGGGCCCAGAGAGCATCCCACTCCCTCGTTGCTGAGGCAAGAGGCCTCAGCCAGCCTCCGTATCCTGTTGCCAAGTCTGGGAAGCAAGCTCTAGTTGGAGGCCCAGCCCCTGCTGAAAAGAGGCCCTTCCAAGGAGCTGAACTTGGGGCACCTGGGAAGAAACCCCTGCCTCTGGGAGTGGTTCGGGCCGCACAGCCTCGTAAAAGAAGGCGTGATGGTTTCCTCACAGGCAGGAGGAAGAAACGATGTCGTACCCAGTAG
- the NOP10 gene encoding H/ACA ribonucleoprotein complex subunit 3, with protein sequence MFLQYYLNEQGDRVYTLKKLDPMGQQTCSAHPARFSPDDKYSRHRVTIKKRFKVLMTQQPRPVL encoded by the exons ATGTTTCTCCAGTATTACCTCAACGAGCAAGGAGACCGGGTCTACACGCTGAAG AAGCTTGACCCCATGGGACAGCAGACCTGCTCGGCCCACCCTGCTCGGTTCTCCCCAGACGACAAATACTCTCGACACCGAGTCACCATCAAGAAACGCTTCAAGGTGCTCATGACCCAGCAACCGCGCCCCGTCCTCTGA